A region from the Gossypium hirsutum isolate 1008001.06 chromosome A08, Gossypium_hirsutum_v2.1, whole genome shotgun sequence genome encodes:
- the LOC107953251 gene encoding bidirectional sugar transporter SWEET7: protein MVSQLVNTIRNVVGITGNVIALFLFLSPVPTFIRIWKKGSVEQFSPVPYLATLVNCIVWVIYGLPMVHPNSVLVITINAAGTAIEVVFLTLFLIFCHDKKKRLKVLLIIMVELIFMAALATLILTVLHTTQRRSIIVGIIAILFNVMMYAAPLSVMKLVITTKSVEYMPFFLSLASFANGVAWTTYAFLPFDPFIAVPNGVGTIFSLAQLLLYATYYKSTKRIIAARKEAKMEMHLSLSELAVANGDVDPKKTAGATP from the exons ATGGTTTCTCAACTGGTCAACACTATACGAAATGTAGTAGGGATCACAG GGAACGTTATCGCACTCTTCCTGTTCTTGTCTCCAGT GCCAACTTTTATTCGAATTTGGAAGAAAGGATCAGTGGAGCAGTTCTCCCCAGTACCATACCTAGCAACCTTAGTCAATTGCATTGTTTGGGTCATTTACGGCCTGCCAATGGTGCATCCCAACAGCGTCCTTGTTATAACCATCAATGCTGCAGGGACCGCCATCGAGGTCGTCTTCCTCACACTCTTCCTCATCTTCTGTCATGACAAGAAAAAGCGACTCAAAGTGCTGCTTATCATCATGGTCGAGCTCATTTTCATGGCCGCTCTCGCCACTCTGATCCTCACTGTCCTTCACACCACTCAACGCCGATCCATAATCGTTGGAATTATAGCAATTTTGTTCAATGTCATGATGTATGCTGCGCCTTTATCCGTCATG AAACTGGTGATTACGACGAAAAGTGTGGAGTATATGCCATTTTTCCTCTCACTGGCTTCCTTTGCCAACGGTGTTGCTTGGACTACTTATGCTTTCCTTCCTTTTGACCCCTTCATTGCT GTTCCAAATGGAGTGGGCACAATATTTAGTTTAGCCCAGCTATTGTTATACGCCACATATTACAAGTCCACAAAGAGAATAATAGCAGCAAGGAAAGAGGCGAAGATGGAGATGCATCTCTCGTTGTCGGAGTTGGCAGTCGCCAACGGCGATGTTGATCCCAAGAAGACCGCTGGAGCAACACCTTAA